Genomic window (Amaranthus tricolor cultivar Red isolate AtriRed21 chromosome 7, ASM2621246v1, whole genome shotgun sequence):
tttattatcttGAATTCAGATTGCTACTTTTTAACAATTAAATCAAGCAGTACACAATAACACTTTCACCATAAAAAGCATCTACATAGTAATGTTGAAATAAACATTGTAAAATTCATCCCTTAATCCCAATAATGGTTCAAGAAGATAACTTCTCCTCAACCCTTTAGCCACAAAGCTAATAGGATGATACTTCCTAAGACCATCCACCCATTTAAAGCTCATCGCGTCTTTGAATGAAGGATCCGAACTCACAGATTTGCAGCTAAGTTTCACATTAAGGTCCGTTTTAGTATCATAGTCGCTATATACAAAGCAACCTTCTTTGGTTTTTAAGGAGATTGTTCCATCTTCACCATTTAATCCCTTAACAATGAGAAACGTAGAAACTTTGTTATTGGAACCTGCACCTACGACAGTGAGTACACTACCTTCACCTTGGTGTGCGACTACCATTCCTGGAAGATCGATAGGTTCTAGCTTGACTATTTTATCGATAAGACTATCTTGTCTCGAGTTTCCCCTTTTTGTTGGTGATAGGTTTGTAAAAATGAGTCTAAAAGTTGAATGAACATAAGAATCATTCCCAGCTTGAGGAGATTCTTGCATTGTGAGAAGTTGGTTTTGGGTTGAGATGAAGAACTTTGCATTCCCATAATCTTGAGAAAGGGAAATCAGATTGGAATTATAATCAGATGGAATCGGGCTTATCCAATCTGAAATCGAGCTAACTGATCCTGTTTTGATGTCATAGTCGCCACTACTTAAACCCGCAAGCAAGTAAGGTCCATATAAAATTGCTTGAAGAGAAGCATATTGTGGACGATCATCTAAACATCATCGAAAATATATTAGTCGAAAAACACTTGTATGTCTCAAAACATTGTTTCCTTAGTTGGCTGTGGAAGTACCTTGAATAAACTCGGTTCTAAGAACCATCGGAAATTGGAATGTAATCGCATCGCTACTTCCCCAGCTCTTCGATATTGTTAGATAGTTACCTGTCCCAATACAAGTTTACACATTTTCATGATATAGGAATCAGTACTATTGTTGGGTAAGTGGCTATAGATTTAGACCTGGATTCGGCAGAGGCAATAAGTTTCCGTTGAGCGAGGCACTTAGACCGCTTGATGTTGTCCAAGAAGGTATACGAAAATTGAGGCTGGCTGTCCCGGAAGCCTGTATAATGAAAAATGCGTAAGAACGAAGAATGTTGGCCTAAGACTATCAATATATAGAAACTATAATACCTTCTTTGatgaaatttgtattttcactCTAAAGTTCGGGTCCCAGGAAACGACATGATCTACAACTTGGGTTAACGAAATCTGTGCAGAAGTCCAATCGAGTGAGCTAGGTATGTACTGAATAACATACAACCCGGGTTCTTTCCCTGTTTCTTCAAAGTATATCGAATCTCCTAATTTCGAGAATGACTCGATTCCTTCACAAAACAAGAGCGATGACTATTATTATCGTACCCTCGTATATAACAGTCCATAATATGTTATTAGTTATCGATTCAGACCTGTTCCATAGCAGCACCAGAAAGAATTGAACTGAGTGCCCCAACTGTGATAGGTTTGTCCCTTCGAAACTCCGTGTCCTAGAGGAAGCATATAGATCATGACACCTGGTTCAGTGCCTCGTTGTATGCTTAGCACACCATTCGTGAGTGCTCGCTCATAGTAATCCGCATACGTAATTTCTTTTGTCCATCTAAACAAGTTACGCGAGACCTAAGGGACATATTCAAGTAAAAGCTTGTTAAGAATTTTCTTAACCTTTGTTCTAGCACTGATTTACACAAAGCAGACCTTTAACATATTGTATGTTGTACAAGACTCCTCGTTTTCAGTTTGTAACTGGTCGCCTAACCTTTTTGGATTAGTCCtgtttgaaattaaaattcgGTAATGAATTAGCCTCTTATTAATCACAACAATCATAACAGGATGCGTTGCATTTTCATACCAAAATTCTTCAACTGAAGTTCCCCCTGTAGCATAACTATGTGTGGAGTTGACAACATCCATGAAAAATGATCCGATTTCCTGTTTAATCGATGTTGGATATTAGAAACAAAAAACATCTCTATATGAGTAATATGGACTTGTATAGAAGACTCATACAAGAGGAGAGTTGACTGCACATAAACCTGATGAGattccatcctaaaaccaattggacGTAATAGGAGGAGTAAcccatcaagtatatatgtcAGTGAACTTTTCACTAATTCTACGATTCATTCCATGAAAATGAGAGACTCGCGATAAGGAAGCAACTGACCTTGTATAATTCATCACCCGTAACTTCATATCTCATTTGCGCACCAATAACGATTGGAATGTGAGTATTCGTATGAAATCTAGCGAGACTATCCGCCTCCAAGACAGAAAAATCGAACTTTTAGTGAACAATCAAACTCTATTTTAGTGAATAAGGATTGTTTTGTACCTTCATTGCAAGTAGTCCTAAAAAGCATGGTTTGTCGAAAAGGTGAGCTAGCAATAAGTGCTTCTGATCTTGCTGCAGACAAACAGTCAATGTGGCAATCTCCATTAGACAGAGGAGTATCAACATTTTTTGCGGAAAACAGGTTTGGAAAATGATATATTGTGACATGTACAAACATAAGGAAGATCATAATGAACCAACCGTGACAATGTACAATCGGTAAAGGACATCGTTCATGCCACCAGTCTCCTCGTTCAAGGATATCCAATGTTTTTCAATACTAAACTTCTTAACTACATTTTGGACCCGCGTGTAAAAATAATTAGCCATCGATGTCACCATTTCCAGAGCTTTAGTGTTGCCAGCAAGATTATACTGATCCAAAAGGCCTGCCATAATCTGTCAATTACACCAAAGGATAAATCAGTTATATGcttggttttgggctattttagggtcattttaGCGAATTAACTAGCAAATTATGTCCCACTGATCAGGAGCTTGGAAGGAACAGAACAAGAAATTTGTCAAGTACCTTATGGATAGTGTAGTAAGGTGCCCAAACAGGTTGTACAGCTTCAAATCTGTCAAAGAGTTCAGGTGGAAATGCAGATAGGTAACCTGTTCCAATTGCATCCTGACACTCCTTTAAAGCAGACACTAGGCTACTCATTTTTGCTTTAAGGGTCTCATTGTGAGTGCTTGCCCACATTTGTGCTGTTGCACTCATATAATGCCCTTCAGAGTTCACCATATATACACAGAAAGTTTCACATAATCAGAGTCCTCTTAAGTCTTAACAGTAACACTTCAAATTCTAAACTTATTTCTTTACAGATTATAAAGTAATTTAGAGAAAATCTTTATTATGATCAAATGATTGCTATTTGCTCATTTATACATCCCACATACAACAAGTCAACAACATTACTCTGTCTGAACCAAAAGCTAAAATTTTTTGTTCACTTAGCTgtttaatatggtatcagatgTGCAATCATGGGCTGGAACCTCATCTAGCCCTCATACCGAGTAAAATATTAAACCTCGAATATGAGGTTGGTCGTCTCTGCTACATTTATACTTCTAGCCGAAGGACTCTCGTGTAAAGGAGTTGGTAGAATATATGACATATAGTGGCCAGGCTACAACTTTtcgcttaagcttttggttgagttggtaaGTTGTTCCATCAAAATTTTTTCATGATATCAAGAATATCAAGTGTTCATTTGGGTCATCAGGTCGATTTCGAGTCAGGTATGTCAGGTGGGTTCAAAATCGAGTCTTGTAAGTCAGTTACATCGGGTTTGGTTATAAAATCAGGTGAATATCAGATTATCGAATCtattttaaacacctctaataTGGCTGTATTTGCCAAAATACTTTTAAGAATTGTAGAGCTTATACCAGTACATAATTCAATTACAAAAGCTTACTAGTAGATACTGCATGTGCTCTTTAAATCTAATACAGAACATCTAAAAAGCGCTCATACCAATTTGCAttatgtagcaaattcaaaaggaCATAAGAGTTATTAAACAACACGAAATAAACACTCTTTGAAAGTAAACAAAACAAGTTCAAAAAACTGACCTACAAAATGTCCTCGAAGTTCAACATTAGGTCCTTCCCACCCACCATAAGGATTCCCTGGTGTAGGCAAACCAGCAGTTTTTCTAAAGCTCCAAACCAAGCTATCCACATCCAATATCATCAAATACTCCAAATTTGTTTGTTGAGCAATCCCATATAAGGATTGGGGGTCTAATCTCACATTATGAAGTGAAATTTCATTAAGGAAACTATCCCTTAACTTATCATTAGAGTACTTAATCTTCTTGTACAACATTTTCCAACTAAGttcatcttcttcctttaaatttgttataggAAACAAATCAGACCATGTATTTTCATCTGTTGGGGTTAAATGATCATGAGTTTTTGACATAATTTCTTGCTTCCATGTCTCATTTTTTGATGTCAAAAACTCATATCTTAAAGCCTTTGTGGGTAATGGTAGTGGAGTATTAGTACACTCTTTAAGATAAAGGGCATAAATACCATTTACCATTAACACTAAATTGGCTAATAAAACATACTTACATAACAAAAGTTTCATTCTTTGAgcataaaatgaataaacaagtGGGTATGAAGTATATGGAAATATGGATAAGTATGTATGATAAAAAGATGTAGTTTATACAAAAATTGGAGGAATATGTAAGGAGTAAGGACAAAAGAAAGCCAAAAGCAAACAAATAATCTTCCAATAGGAAAATATGTAGTCCCGTGAAAGCTAAGAATGGTTACTTGTGAAGGGTGGGAGGAAAATGAAGTTGTAGAGATTTTCAAAAGTAGGAGCACAAAAATGGAAAGGGAAAGGATTGCAGGGTCGgaaccagaaaaaaaaaatcaatgtcaATATAAAAACTTACATTcggaatttttgaaattagtCTCCCatgtgaatttttaaaagtaaaattatctTATCTACCTAAAATGTTTTACGTGTGAATTTTATCACGTTGGTAAAATTAAagcgtttaaaaatatttaagtgaagaaaaattttgaaaatatggcAAAAATAATTGTGTGCACGTTTATATAATATGGAtaatatcatagtaatatgaaTCATTCATCGAAG
Coding sequences:
- the LOC130817410 gene encoding uncharacterized protein LOC130817410, producing MKLLLCKYVLLANLVLMVNGIYALYLKECTNTPLPLPTKALRYEFLTSKNETWKQEIMSKTHDHLTPTDENTWSDLFPITNLKEEDELSWKMLYKKIKYSNDKLRDSFLNEISLHNVRLDPQSLYGIAQQTNLEYLMILDVDSLVWSFRKTAGLPTPGNPYGGWEGPNVELRGHFVGHYMSATAQMWASTHNETLKAKMSSLVSALKECQDAIGTGYLSAFPPELFDRFEAVQPVWAPYYTIHKIMAGLLDQYNLAGNTKALEMVTSMANYFYTRVQNVVKKFSIEKHWISLNEETGGMNDVLYRLYIVTQDQKHLLLAHLFDKPCFLGLLAMKADSLARFHTNTHIPIVIGAQMRYEVTGDELYKEIGSFFMDVVNSTHSYATGGTSVEEFWTNPKRLGDQLQTENEESCTTYNMLKVSRNLFRWTKEITYADYYERALTNGVLSIQRGTEPGVMIYMLPLGHGVSKGQTYHSWGTQFNSFWCCYGTGIESFSKLGDSIYFEETGKEPGLYVIQYIPSSLDWTSAQISLTQVVDHVVSWDPNFRVKIQISSKKASGTASLNFRIPSWTTSSGLSASLNGNLLPLPNPGNYLTISKSWGSSDAITFQFPMVLRTEFIQDDRPQYASLQAILYGPYLLAGLSSGDYDIKTGSVSSISDWISPIPSDYNSNLISLSQDYGNAKFFISTQNQLLTMQESPQAGNDSYVHSTFRLIFTNLSPTKRGNSRQDSLIDKIVKLEPIDLPGMVVAHQGEGSVLTVVGAGSNNKVSTFLIVKGLNGEDGTISLKTKEGCFVYSDYDTKTDLNVKLSCKSVSSDPSFKDAMSFKWVDGLRKYHPISFVAKGLRRSYLLEPLLGLRDEFYNVYFNITM